A window from Corythoichthys intestinalis isolate RoL2023-P3 chromosome 10, ASM3026506v1, whole genome shotgun sequence encodes these proteins:
- the ccar1 gene encoding cell division cycle and apoptosis regulator protein 1 isoform X1, whose amino-acid sequence MAQFGGQKNPPWATQFAATAVSQPGHTGHTAQSLDINLHSLGVQQPSLLGASPAVYSQQSALAAASLGNQSAANYQLSQQTAALQQQAAAAAAAAALQQSQINSALQQYQQQQQQQQPPPQQPPQQQLYSVPHQLPQPQPALLSQPPVALPTSLSLSNPQQTAQITVSYPTPRSSHQQQQQPQKQRVFTGVVNKLHDTFGFVDEDVFFQLSAVKGKTPQVGDRVLVEAVYNANLPFKWNAQRIQTLPQLANQSHQQQSQPLPQASPQLGGLYNEPGIQLRYSDMHPGADGRQNNHPPPPNMMKAPPILQSLPPPTTFSVPPPTPPPSLLQAQLSAASLGPLLQNPPQPLLPQPPPKDVFPGGLLQPPVRLMPQPQPVRRIEPPPRFPPRNDRPPELILRSKEDRSRDRERERRRSRERSPVRKRSRERSPRRERSPRRPRRVVPRYTVQFSKFSLDTPSCDMMELRRRYQSLYIPSDFFGASFTWVDGFPLTRPFQFSNACNFHILHKEVDPLVKNTAVLDPPDANHTYSAKVMLLANPSLEELYHKSCALAEDSQEVRDSFQHPARLIKFLVGMRGKDEAMAIGGHWSPSLDGAEPEKDPSVLIKTAIRCCKALTGIDLSLCTQWYRFAEIRYHRPEETHKGRTVPAHVETVVLFLPDVWHCLPTRSEWEALSRRLREQLAEKLSAERKEADGEQEEEEKDGDEAKDVCTPTHWTKLDPKSMKVNDLRKELDCRALSSKGLKSQLIARLTKQLKVEEQVEESKEPEKPEIKPPEEEEPCRMEEDKEEEERKRQEELERQRRERRYILPDEPTILVHPNWAAKNGKFDCSVMSLSVLLDYRLEDNKETSFEVSLFAELFNEMLQRDFGYRIYKALAAIPAKDEKKDKEKKAKKEAEKKEPERRELKKEKDEDVDEPMSKKARDDDEVDRRKHSDDKVLKKEESRDEDENEDDGSTANADEYDPMEAEDADDDDDDDEKDDDDDRDKKDRKDDRKSPKDRSLKDKQDKRQMVTHNKELLMAFVYFDQSHWGYLLEKDLEEILYTLGLHLSRAQIKKLLNKPVVRESCYYRKLTDRPKDELDVSLTEAQTENLLGNRELLPISKSCAQSETNESSNLIVYNGAMVDLSSLMQKLEKSEKAREEIEQKLMVLDAKMEEDAKVKAQLEQENRSLSKDLDETKNTLRQTEKTQKDAEEQKNIYREQFAKTCKTLTDTVKSLMAVMRKDHDGNDEEDIVQLQVNGGDEQITS is encoded by the exons ATGGCCCAGTTTGGGGGACAGAAAAATCCGCCCTGGGCGACTCAGTTTGCCGCTACCGCCGTGTCCCAGCCAGGCCATACAGGCCACACAGCCCAGTCTCTTGACATCAACTTGCACT CCCTTGGCGTTCAGCAGCCTTCCCTCCTGGGAGCCTCCCCTGCCGTCTACTCCCAGCAGTCGGCATTGGCCGCTGCCTCTCTCGGCAACCAATCCGCAGCCAACTATCAATTGTCTCAGCAGACCGCTGCCTTGCAGCAGCAGGCAGCAGCGGCTGCTGCCGCCGCTGCACTGCAGCAG TCGCAGATCAATTCAGCCCTCCAGCAGTATcagcagcaacagcagcagcagcagcctccCCCACAACAACCGCCACAACAGCAGTTGTACAGCGTGCCTCATCAG CTTCCACAGCCTCAACCGGCACTGCTGTCACAG CCGCCAGTGGCGTTGCCCACGAGCCTGAGCCTGTCCAATCCCCAGCAGACGGCACAGATCACCGTGTCCTACCCGACGCCGCGCTCAAGTcaccaacagcagcagcagccacagaAGCAGCGCGTATTCACTGGAGTGGTCAACAAGCTGCATGACACTTTTGGCTTTGTGGATGAAGACGTTTTCTTTCAGTTAAG tgctgtcaaagggAAGACGCCGCAAGTGGGTGACAGGGTGCTGGTGGAGGCTGTGTACAACGCCAATCTACCCTTCAAGTGGAACGCGCAGCGCATACAGACTTTACCTCAGCTCGCAAACCAGTCT CATCAGCAGCAGTCTCAGCCTTTACCTCAAGCTTCCCCGCAGCTGGGCGGTCTTTACAATGAGCCAGGAATTCAGCTGCGCTACTCTGACATGCACCCCGGAGCTGATGGGagacaaaat AACCATCCTCCACCACCCAACATGATGAAGGCTCCCCCCATACTTCAGTCGCTTCCCCCTCCAACCACGTTCAGTGTTCCGCCCCCGACtcctccaccttccttgctgcaGGCCCAGCTGTCAGCCGCCTCGCTAGGTCCCCTCCTCCAGAACCCTCCTCAGCCTCTGCTGCCACAGCCACCTCCCAAAG ATGTGTTTCCAGGCGGTCTCCTTCAGCCCCCAGTGAGACTCATGCCACAACCGCAGCCAGTGAGACGGATTGAGCCTCCTCCGCGCTTTCCTCCTCGCAACGATCGCCCCCCTGAGCTCATCCTGCGCAGTAAAGAGGATCGCAG CCGAGACAGAGAACGGGAGCGCAGGCGTTCGAGAGAGCGCTCGCCTGTGCGGAAACGCTCCCGAGAGCGCTCCCCAAGACGAGAGCGCTCGCCGCGACGGCCACGCCGAGTAGTCCCGCGCTACACCGTACAATTTTCAAAGTTCAGTTTGGACAC TCCAAGCTGTGATATGATGGAGCTAAGACGGCGCTATCAGAGTCTGTATATTCCCAGCGACTTTTTTGGTGCCTCCTTCACATGGGTGGACGGATTTCCTCTGACGCGACCCTTTCAGTTCAGCAACGCGTGCAACTTCCACATTTTGCACAAGGAGGTGGATCCTTTGGTCAAAAATACCGCCGTGCTGGATCCACCTGATGCAAACCACACGTACAGCGCTAAG GTGATGTTACTGGCAAATCCCAGTTTAGAGGAGTTGTATCACAAATCATGTGCCCTCGCAGAAGATTCACAGGAGGTCAGAGACTCCTTCCAGCATCCCGCAAGACTCATCAAG TTTTTAGTGGGAATGAGGGGCAAAGACGAGGCTATGGCCATCGGTGGCCACTGGTCTCCCTCTCTGGACGGCGCTGAGCCAGAAAAGGATCCCTCGGTCCTCATAAAGACAGCTATACGCTGTTGCAAGGCACTCACAGGCATAGATCTTAGTCTGTGCACTCAGTG GTATCGTTTTGCAGAGATTCGCTATCACCGGCCAGAGGAGACCCACAAGGGGCGGACAGTCCCCGCTCATGTGGAGACAGTGGTTTTGTTTCTTCCGGATGTTTGGCATTGTCTTCCTACCCGCTCAGAGTGGGAGGCGCTGTCGCGGCGACTCCGGGAGCAGCTGGCTGAGAAGCTGTCGGCCGAGCGAAAGGAGGCAGATGGAGAACAG GAGGAAGAGGAAAAGGATGGCGACGAAGCCAAGGACGTCTGCACCCCTACTCACTGGACCAAACTTGATCCGAAATCAATGAAG GTGAACGACCTGCGAAAGGAGTTGGACTGTCGAGCTCTGAGCTCCAAGGGCTTAAAGTCGCAGTTGATTGCCCGGCTCACCAAGCAACTGAAGGTGGAGGAACAGGTGGAAGAGTCCAAGGAACCCGAGAAGCCTGAAATTAAGCCTCCTGAGGAAGAAGAGCCATGCCGCATGGAGGAGGACAAAGAG GAGGAGGAAAGGAAGAGGCAAGAGGAGCTGGAGCGCCAACGCCGGGAGAGACGCTACATCCTCCCCGATGAGCCCACCATCCTCGTTCACCCCAACTGGGCTGCCAAGAACGGCAAGTTTGACTGCAGCGTTATGTCCCTCAGTGTGCTGCTCGACTACAGGCTGGAGGACAACAAGGAGACATCTTTTGAG GTTTCCCTCTTTGCCGAGCTGTTCAATGAGATGCTGCAGAGAGATTTCGGTTATCGAATATACAAAGCCCTTGCTGCGATTCCCGCCAAGGATGAAAAGAAGGACAAGGAGAAGAAGGCCAAAAAAGAGGCTGAGAAAAAGGAGCCGGAAAGGAGGGAATTAAAGAAGGAGAAAGATGAGGACGTTGACGAACCGATGTCGAAGAAAGCAAGGGACGACGATGAGGTTGACAGGCGAAAG CATAGCGACGACAAGGTGCTAAAAAAGGAGGAGTCACGAGATGAGGACGAAAACGAAGATGATGGTAGCACGGCCAACGCAGATGAGTACGACCCTATGGAGGCAGAAGACGCGGACGATGACGACGACGATGATG aaaaagatgACGACGACGATAGAGACAAAAAAGATCGCAAAGATGACCGGAAATCGCCAAAGGACAGGAGTTTGAAAGACAAG CAGGACAAAAGGCAGATGGTCACTCATAACAAAGAGTTGCTGATGGCGTTTGTCTACTTTGACCAAAGTCATTGGGGTTACCTGTTGGAAAAAGACTTGGAAGAAATCTTGTACACACTGGGGCTGCACCTTTCACGCGCTCAG ATAAAGAAGCTGCTGAACAAGCCGGTCGTGAGAGAGTCGTGTTATTACCGCAAACTCACAGACAGGCCAAAAGATGAGCTTGACGTCTCTCTGACTGAAGCACAAACTGAAAACCTTTTAG GAAACAGAGAGCTACTTCCTATTTCAAAGTCATGTGCTCAGTCAGAAACCAATGAGTCCAGTAATCTGATTGTTTACAATGGAGCCATGGTGGACCTCAGCAGCCTCATGCAGAAGTTGGAGAAGAGCGAGAAAGCTCGGGAGGAGATCGAACAGAAGCTCATGGTGCTGGACGCCAAGATGG AGGAAGACGCCAAGGTGAAAGCGCAACTAGAACAAGAAAACAGGTCTTTGTCCAAGGACCTAGATGAGACCAAAAATACTCTAAGGCAAACGGAGAAGACTCAAAAGGACGcagaggagcagaaaaacatttaCCGCGAACAGTTTGCCAAGACATGCAAGACCCTAACAGACACGGTCAAAAGCCTGATGGCAGTGATGAGAAAG GATCATGATGGAAACGACGAGGAGGATATTGTGCAGCTTCAAGTTAATGGCGGTGATGAACAGATCACTTCTTAA
- the ccar1 gene encoding cell division cycle and apoptosis regulator protein 1 isoform X3 gives MAQFGGQKNPPWATQFAATAVSQPGHTGHTAQSLDINLHSLGVQQPSLLGASPAVYSQQSALAAASLGNQSAANYQLSQQTAALQQQAAAAAAAAALQQSQINSALQQYQQQQQQQQPPPQQPPQQQLYSVPHQLPQPQPALLSQPPVALPTSLSLSNPQQTAQITVSYPTPRSSHQQQQQPQKQRVFTGVVNKLHDTFGFVDEDVFFQLSAVKGKTPQVGDRVLVEAVYNANLPFKWNAQRIQTLPQLANQSHQQQSQPLPQASPQLGGLYNEPGIQLRYSDMHPGADGRQNNHPPPPNMMKAPPILQSLPPPTTFSVPPPTPPPSLLQAQLSAASLGPLLQNPPQPLLPQPPPKGGLLQPPVRLMPQPQPVRRIEPPPRFPPRNDRPPELILRSKEDRSRDRERERRRSRERSPVRKRSRERSPRRERSPRRPRRVVPRYTVQFSKFSLDTPSCDMMELRRRYQSLYIPSDFFGASFTWVDGFPLTRPFQFSNACNFHILHKEVDPLVKNTAVLDPPDANHTYSAKVMLLANPSLEELYHKSCALAEDSQEVRDSFQHPARLIKFLVGMRGKDEAMAIGGHWSPSLDGAEPEKDPSVLIKTAIRCCKALTGIDLSLCTQWYRFAEIRYHRPEETHKGRTVPAHVETVVLFLPDVWHCLPTRSEWEALSRRLREQLAEKLSAERKEADGEQEEEEKDGDEAKDVCTPTHWTKLDPKSMKVNDLRKELDCRALSSKGLKSQLIARLTKQLKVEEQVEESKEPEKPEIKPPEEEEPCRMEEDKEEEERKRQEELERQRRERRYILPDEPTILVHPNWAAKNGKFDCSVMSLSVLLDYRLEDNKETSFEVSLFAELFNEMLQRDFGYRIYKALAAIPAKDEKKDKEKKAKKEAEKKEPERRELKKEKDEDVDEPMSKKARDDDEVDRRKHSDDKVLKKEESRDEDENEDDGSTANADEYDPMEAEDADDDDDDDEKDDDDDRDKKDRKDDRKSPKDRSLKDKQDKRQMVTHNKELLMAFVYFDQSHWGYLLEKDLEEILYTLGLHLSRAQIKKLLNKPVVRESCYYRKLTDRPKDELDVSLTEAQTENLLGNRELLPISKSCAQSETNESSNLIVYNGAMVDLSSLMQKLEKSEKAREEIEQKLMVLDAKMEEDAKVKAQLEQENRSLSKDLDETKNTLRQTEKTQKDAEEQKNIYREQFAKTCKTLTDTVKSLMAVMRKDHDGNDEEDIVQLQVNGGDEQITS, from the exons ATGGCCCAGTTTGGGGGACAGAAAAATCCGCCCTGGGCGACTCAGTTTGCCGCTACCGCCGTGTCCCAGCCAGGCCATACAGGCCACACAGCCCAGTCTCTTGACATCAACTTGCACT CCCTTGGCGTTCAGCAGCCTTCCCTCCTGGGAGCCTCCCCTGCCGTCTACTCCCAGCAGTCGGCATTGGCCGCTGCCTCTCTCGGCAACCAATCCGCAGCCAACTATCAATTGTCTCAGCAGACCGCTGCCTTGCAGCAGCAGGCAGCAGCGGCTGCTGCCGCCGCTGCACTGCAGCAG TCGCAGATCAATTCAGCCCTCCAGCAGTATcagcagcaacagcagcagcagcagcctccCCCACAACAACCGCCACAACAGCAGTTGTACAGCGTGCCTCATCAG CTTCCACAGCCTCAACCGGCACTGCTGTCACAG CCGCCAGTGGCGTTGCCCACGAGCCTGAGCCTGTCCAATCCCCAGCAGACGGCACAGATCACCGTGTCCTACCCGACGCCGCGCTCAAGTcaccaacagcagcagcagccacagaAGCAGCGCGTATTCACTGGAGTGGTCAACAAGCTGCATGACACTTTTGGCTTTGTGGATGAAGACGTTTTCTTTCAGTTAAG tgctgtcaaagggAAGACGCCGCAAGTGGGTGACAGGGTGCTGGTGGAGGCTGTGTACAACGCCAATCTACCCTTCAAGTGGAACGCGCAGCGCATACAGACTTTACCTCAGCTCGCAAACCAGTCT CATCAGCAGCAGTCTCAGCCTTTACCTCAAGCTTCCCCGCAGCTGGGCGGTCTTTACAATGAGCCAGGAATTCAGCTGCGCTACTCTGACATGCACCCCGGAGCTGATGGGagacaaaat AACCATCCTCCACCACCCAACATGATGAAGGCTCCCCCCATACTTCAGTCGCTTCCCCCTCCAACCACGTTCAGTGTTCCGCCCCCGACtcctccaccttccttgctgcaGGCCCAGCTGTCAGCCGCCTCGCTAGGTCCCCTCCTCCAGAACCCTCCTCAGCCTCTGCTGCCACAGCCACCTCCCAAAG GCGGTCTCCTTCAGCCCCCAGTGAGACTCATGCCACAACCGCAGCCAGTGAGACGGATTGAGCCTCCTCCGCGCTTTCCTCCTCGCAACGATCGCCCCCCTGAGCTCATCCTGCGCAGTAAAGAGGATCGCAG CCGAGACAGAGAACGGGAGCGCAGGCGTTCGAGAGAGCGCTCGCCTGTGCGGAAACGCTCCCGAGAGCGCTCCCCAAGACGAGAGCGCTCGCCGCGACGGCCACGCCGAGTAGTCCCGCGCTACACCGTACAATTTTCAAAGTTCAGTTTGGACAC TCCAAGCTGTGATATGATGGAGCTAAGACGGCGCTATCAGAGTCTGTATATTCCCAGCGACTTTTTTGGTGCCTCCTTCACATGGGTGGACGGATTTCCTCTGACGCGACCCTTTCAGTTCAGCAACGCGTGCAACTTCCACATTTTGCACAAGGAGGTGGATCCTTTGGTCAAAAATACCGCCGTGCTGGATCCACCTGATGCAAACCACACGTACAGCGCTAAG GTGATGTTACTGGCAAATCCCAGTTTAGAGGAGTTGTATCACAAATCATGTGCCCTCGCAGAAGATTCACAGGAGGTCAGAGACTCCTTCCAGCATCCCGCAAGACTCATCAAG TTTTTAGTGGGAATGAGGGGCAAAGACGAGGCTATGGCCATCGGTGGCCACTGGTCTCCCTCTCTGGACGGCGCTGAGCCAGAAAAGGATCCCTCGGTCCTCATAAAGACAGCTATACGCTGTTGCAAGGCACTCACAGGCATAGATCTTAGTCTGTGCACTCAGTG GTATCGTTTTGCAGAGATTCGCTATCACCGGCCAGAGGAGACCCACAAGGGGCGGACAGTCCCCGCTCATGTGGAGACAGTGGTTTTGTTTCTTCCGGATGTTTGGCATTGTCTTCCTACCCGCTCAGAGTGGGAGGCGCTGTCGCGGCGACTCCGGGAGCAGCTGGCTGAGAAGCTGTCGGCCGAGCGAAAGGAGGCAGATGGAGAACAG GAGGAAGAGGAAAAGGATGGCGACGAAGCCAAGGACGTCTGCACCCCTACTCACTGGACCAAACTTGATCCGAAATCAATGAAG GTGAACGACCTGCGAAAGGAGTTGGACTGTCGAGCTCTGAGCTCCAAGGGCTTAAAGTCGCAGTTGATTGCCCGGCTCACCAAGCAACTGAAGGTGGAGGAACAGGTGGAAGAGTCCAAGGAACCCGAGAAGCCTGAAATTAAGCCTCCTGAGGAAGAAGAGCCATGCCGCATGGAGGAGGACAAAGAG GAGGAGGAAAGGAAGAGGCAAGAGGAGCTGGAGCGCCAACGCCGGGAGAGACGCTACATCCTCCCCGATGAGCCCACCATCCTCGTTCACCCCAACTGGGCTGCCAAGAACGGCAAGTTTGACTGCAGCGTTATGTCCCTCAGTGTGCTGCTCGACTACAGGCTGGAGGACAACAAGGAGACATCTTTTGAG GTTTCCCTCTTTGCCGAGCTGTTCAATGAGATGCTGCAGAGAGATTTCGGTTATCGAATATACAAAGCCCTTGCTGCGATTCCCGCCAAGGATGAAAAGAAGGACAAGGAGAAGAAGGCCAAAAAAGAGGCTGAGAAAAAGGAGCCGGAAAGGAGGGAATTAAAGAAGGAGAAAGATGAGGACGTTGACGAACCGATGTCGAAGAAAGCAAGGGACGACGATGAGGTTGACAGGCGAAAG CATAGCGACGACAAGGTGCTAAAAAAGGAGGAGTCACGAGATGAGGACGAAAACGAAGATGATGGTAGCACGGCCAACGCAGATGAGTACGACCCTATGGAGGCAGAAGACGCGGACGATGACGACGACGATGATG aaaaagatgACGACGACGATAGAGACAAAAAAGATCGCAAAGATGACCGGAAATCGCCAAAGGACAGGAGTTTGAAAGACAAG CAGGACAAAAGGCAGATGGTCACTCATAACAAAGAGTTGCTGATGGCGTTTGTCTACTTTGACCAAAGTCATTGGGGTTACCTGTTGGAAAAAGACTTGGAAGAAATCTTGTACACACTGGGGCTGCACCTTTCACGCGCTCAG ATAAAGAAGCTGCTGAACAAGCCGGTCGTGAGAGAGTCGTGTTATTACCGCAAACTCACAGACAGGCCAAAAGATGAGCTTGACGTCTCTCTGACTGAAGCACAAACTGAAAACCTTTTAG GAAACAGAGAGCTACTTCCTATTTCAAAGTCATGTGCTCAGTCAGAAACCAATGAGTCCAGTAATCTGATTGTTTACAATGGAGCCATGGTGGACCTCAGCAGCCTCATGCAGAAGTTGGAGAAGAGCGAGAAAGCTCGGGAGGAGATCGAACAGAAGCTCATGGTGCTGGACGCCAAGATGG AGGAAGACGCCAAGGTGAAAGCGCAACTAGAACAAGAAAACAGGTCTTTGTCCAAGGACCTAGATGAGACCAAAAATACTCTAAGGCAAACGGAGAAGACTCAAAAGGACGcagaggagcagaaaaacatttaCCGCGAACAGTTTGCCAAGACATGCAAGACCCTAACAGACACGGTCAAAAGCCTGATGGCAGTGATGAGAAAG GATCATGATGGAAACGACGAGGAGGATATTGTGCAGCTTCAAGTTAATGGCGGTGATGAACAGATCACTTCTTAA